The Lolium rigidum isolate FL_2022 chromosome 1, APGP_CSIRO_Lrig_0.1, whole genome shotgun sequence region CCAGTGAATGTTGCGGTGATTGAACTGTGTACAATGAAATTCATGTGAAACCACAAACAGGCTGCTGTTAGGACGGCAGTTTAAATTTACAACCCTGCAAATTTACAAGACTTTCACATCAAAATAAGAATCTCCCTAAAAGGCTGTAGGTTCAGAATAAGAATCTCCCTAAAAGGCTGTAGGTTCTTGAAGCTTGCTGGAGGGATCCAACTGGGTGGCGTTGAAGTGCTCCAATGTGTGTGCCCACCTGATGTCCTCCTTGAGCTGATGCACACCAATGGTGTCCTCCAAGAAATCCTTGGCCTGGGCACTCTTGTAGTCATACATCCTGGGGAAGATGTTCACCCTGTTCTTTGCCTTGTTGCCCATGTTTAGCCAGTTCCCCGTGGTCACATCTTCTACACCTGGTGGAAATACAGAACAAAAAATAACCATTATTAATGagttcaaaagaaaaagaaaaccatTACTTTTGCTACGTTCCGAAGATCACAAGCCGGAAAATTAGCGTGAAGCGCTGCGTACCTTTGGCCTCGCTTCTGACCATGTCGGAGGTGGCGATCCACTGGACGAGGTCCCAGGACAGAACGTAGCCCATGCCGAGCATGAACGGCGGCGACTTCCTGTTCATGAACGGCAGGCCCACGCCGTAGTACATGTCCCCCCTCGGCGCCCGCCGCAGCGTCTCCACCAGCTCGTCCAGCCGTAGGTACGTGTCGTCGTCCACCTTCATCACGTAGTCGTACGGCCGGACGTCCAAGTCCCcgccactgccgccgccgccgagcatcATCGCCGGTAGGCCGGCGAAGTAGTCGTACGTCTTGCCCCCCTCCGCGCTCTCGGTGCAGTTGAAGAGCAGCACGTCGCCGTAGGCCTGGCTCTCGAGCGCCACGAACGCGCGCTGCTCGGCCGTCATCGGCCGCGCGCAGAGCGCGAACCGGACGTCCACCCGCGCGGCGCCGCGGAGCGCGGGCGTCTGCTGCAGCGCGTACGCCATGCGGATGAGGTGCCGCCGGGAGTGCTTCTTGGCCATCGTGTGCACGCCGACTAGGATGCTGAGCTCCGGCCGGCGGCGATCCTGCTCCTCGTCAGCGGCTTCCGATGCCGCCGGTGGTGCGATTCCACCGGTGAAGCAGCCGATGGCGTCCGCCGGGTTGCGCAGGTAGGCGGGGAAGGTGACGCAAAGGACAGTGAGTAGGAGGACGAGGGCCATGAGGAAATAGGTCGGCCGCCCGAGGTaggacgaggacgaggccgaCGATGACAtggctcttgttgttgttgtcgaCCTCCTGCACTGCTGTGCGCAATGGTGCAGCTCATATATGCATACCTATATACTGCTATGGTCAGAGGTGTGGACGAAAATTTACAAGGTACAATTCTGCCAATATTGCTCGACTTATGGACTGCATTTGCTACGGAAATTCTACCTACAGTTGCAACTTTGCCTTTAGTTTTTTTCTCCATTGCTAAGTGCAACCAACGCAAGGTTTTTTTCCTCGCTATCGAAAAGTACCGGTGGACACTTATGTTTCCGGTTACCGAAATATTGGTTATGCTGGTCAAAATACCATCTAGCATCCTTCAAACGAATTAAAACTTCATCTAAAATTTATCAAATTTACCTGAATTTGAGAAAATTATAAACATACGGGTAAATACCGGCTGATATTTTCTTACGACGGTGGGCGACGAGAAATACCGACTGAGAAATAAAACCCTACTCCCGCGTACGTAGGATAAAACTGACTGCTATCTTTCTCCTCTCATGCATAGGCGGATCTACCATCCCTTTTGCCCAGGCAGTCGCCCAGGCTTCCGGCCGGCTGGCAAGcctattttccctccaatttcatATCATTTTGATAAAAATTTAGCACACCAAGCTTGTTTGTCCAGGCTTCAAAATTTTCTTAGGTCCGCCTATGCTCTCATGTTCCGTGGCTGCTCAGTGCTCACCGCTCAGCTCGGCGTTCGGAGTCCGCTGTTGCGCACGCTCCGTTGTCTTCCTCTGTTTCCCCACTTCATCTGTAAAACTCGTGCTCAGAAGAAGATATCGTGAACATGTGCGTACGTGCCAGGTTTTGGACCGCGTCGCGTTGACAATCGTTGGCTGGCGTCTGATTCTTCCATAATGACAGCCATGCATGCATGCTCTCCAACTCAACCAAATCATTCAAGAACCCCAAACTGGTTCATGTCAAACGAGGCTCACGCGATACTTAATTTTTTGTTTGAGAATATTTTGGAGTTTTGTTGACCTCGTGAGAGCCCTATGGAAACCACATGCAGCTGGAATTTTATATAGTACTCTCTTCGTACCGGTTTACATGGCAAATACGTATTTCGAGAAAaactttgactactaatttggtcaacaaaatataaaatatatatcataaAAATTTACTGttgaaaacttcttttgaatatgaatttaatggtataatttttgtgacgcatatcttatattttgttgtttTCTCGAAATGCATGATTGCcatgtaaaccggtatggaggtagtagtgaggataCTACCTAAGAGTGAATGTTGACACCGACACTCGTTAGTAAAGGCAACGATGTGTTATATGACAGTATATTATGATGGATCTAGCATTCATAAATCTGTATTTTGGATGTTTCTTGTTTAAATATTTATCATTAATTTTTTTCCAAGGGAAATATTGTTGACAAAAAATATTTAAGttatttttgagaaaaaaaattgaATTGTTTACCGCCGCATAATTTAAAACGACGTGAAATTATATTATCGGTATATTTCTGAAACATGGAAAAGGAGTTACCACACTCATTGATTAAGATGAAGAGAATTGGTGACTTATATAGCAAACAAAAAATCAGGTGAAAACCGTTACAAAAGACATTAAACGACAAACACAGCTCGAAAGTCGAAACGAGCTACCTACAAATCCCATGACCACAAAACGTTCTGACGATAGCTCCCAACCACACTAGTTGTGCAGACTCCCAACAGCTGATCTCAGCATAACATTGTGTC contains the following coding sequences:
- the LOC124671063 gene encoding hydroxyproline O-galactosyltransferase GALT3-like → MSSSASSSSYLGRPTYFLMALVLLLTVLCVTFPAYLRNPADAIGCFTGGIAPPAASEAADEEQDRRRPELSILVGVHTMAKKHSRRHLIRMAYALQQTPALRGAARVDVRFALCARPMTAEQRAFVALESQAYGDVLLFNCTESAEGGKTYDYFAGLPAMMLGGGGSGGDLDVRPYDYVMKVDDDTYLRLDELVETLRRAPRGDMYYGVGLPFMNRKSPPFMLGMGYVLSWDLVQWIATSDMVRSEAKGVEDVTTGNWLNMGNKAKNRVNIFPRMYDYKSAQAKDFLEDTIGVHQLKEDIRWAHTLEHFNATQLDPSSKLQEPTAF